Proteins encoded within one genomic window of Glandiceps talaboti chromosome 3, keGlaTala1.1, whole genome shotgun sequence:
- the LOC144433151 gene encoding C-type mannose receptor 2-like, giving the protein MGCESEWEFFKGKCYYVYQYQIYTYEESKTICECKGGSLVKIENADENLYLYGFSRDNAPLWIGANDRDSEGNWQWEDGSQVINLALHVLITDTKCQQGWESFNGHCYLVSEEPTHSYQEAQAVCENSCSNLVIVNNADEQLFIEGFSLNKYNIWIGLNDIAKEGEWKWEDNSLLSEVSTKTKVQSPSLVFSDSLTKWTI; this is encoded by the exons ATGG GGTGTGAATCGGAGTGGGAGTTCTTCAAAGGGAAGTGTTACTACGTCTACCAATATCAGATATACACCTATGAAGAAAGTAAGACAATTTGTGAATGCAAAGGGGGTAGTCTTGTCAAAATCGAAAATGCGGACGAGAACCTGTACCTTTATG GTTTTTCCCGTGATAACGCCCCACTTTGGATTGGTGCCAATGATCGAGATTCCGAGGGCAACTGGCAGTGGGAAGATGGCTCACAG GTGATAAATCTTGCCCTTCATGTGTTGATCACAGATACAAAGTGCCAACAAGGATGGGAATCTTTCAATGGTCACTGTTACCTTGTAAGCGAAGAGCCTACACATTCGTACCAAGAGGCCCAGGCAGTCTGTGAAAACAGTTGCAGTAATTTAGTGATTGTCAACAATGCTGACGAGCAGTTATTCATTGAAG GGTTTTCACTCAACAAGTACAACATATGGATTGGACTTAATGACATTGCGAAGGAAGGTGAATGGAAATGGGAAGACAACTCACTGCTGTCAGAGGTCAGTACCAAAACAAAAGTCCAGTCGCCATCGTTAGTGTTTTCCGACAGTCTAACTAAATGGACCATTTAA
- the LOC144433150 gene encoding uncharacterized protein LOC144433150 yields MVLYDDTTGAGEPIVTSSGNFYKRILEKTKCDKRELLTDAEKERVLFADGSHRPAVVINGQLPGPPIIVREGTQVVVKVKNDLVMEGISIHWHGMVQRNTPWMDGVGSVSHCPIDPGERFTYRFIAYPAGTHWYHSHYGTQRTDGLYGALIVLEKEQTASEAKANAFPEEFIIVLHDWMRNISLDLNQQILQQMQRYYPGTNSVDCFYQTQQSDGTEIGVTPFVSGLINGKVMAEADPNIQQEAPQPENNGAEVNQGQRQDARLAHQELQRIVNRMQNLTVGNDIIPPQFYGKEDEIPTRWLRKFDAYVVLKQFDNIQRLNIFSLLMPGEAERWYTSLPDDLANNWENMRAAFIGRFQNRAPQWRIDQELRTIKQMDKETIEKYASRLRDMCYRYNRNDNELFSLFLQGLIPSIRSTVVNRDPVNFQEAVAFARTAEVVERFDDDVKVLKTGRTSDTSTEVLQQAFDSLLKQNEVLHEKLSAAAVTPLPVPAAPVQIRQEPYANAGPRSRVGQSYNYSNVNRPPVVTPRYGGRQVNTAKQIWRFFYYKDTGTPRKPILREVTENPYIPLERFNVVPGRFYRFRLINAGMMYSFRVGVDKHDMHVLSVDGNDVKPVIAESMIINSGERFDFYIETTQDVGNYWIRANTLEVSNIKGQVSYPGHVEAILHYDGAAQTEPTTKPKTCIQTNRCSVLNCPYSKYPTSRYTDCVPLSSLTAPTTQPAPPPMPVNDSSNAEHFINFHFTGRDSLRLSSVNGRSFIPPSTPPMILPDMEYEDYMELCDEEECKEKHCSCTHFLELTPGDTVQIVLHNRVQYQGEGIRGTAHPVHIHGHHFYVMKIAFAVYDTNGRYLDDNPDIDCGEDQRCNNARWRDPTWGGDDIPGLNLVNPPMKDTVIVPVGGYVVVRFKADNPGWWFVHCHIEIHQVEGMAMMLKEGEDSQMSKPPSSFQSCGHFDWSEEEFTEIIQRPVAGQGKNQVDWGVLVMVVTCFYMFHF; encoded by the exons ATGGTCCTATATGATGATACAACAGGTGCTGGCGAACCTATTGTCACCTCCAGCGGTAATTTTTACAAAAGAATACTCGAAAAAACTAAATGCGATAAAAGGGAGCTTCTAACAGATGCAG AAAAGGAAAGGGTACTCTTTGCTGACGGTTCGCACAGACCTGCTGTCGTTATCAATGGTCAGTTACCCGGTCCACCGATCATTGTGCGAGAAGGTACACAG GTTGTTGTCAAGGTTAAAAATGATTTAGTGATGGAAGGGATATCAATTCATTGGCACGGAATGGTACAACGTAACACACCATGGATGGACGGAGTTGGGTCAGTATCTCATTGTCCGATAGATCCAGGGGAAAGATTCACATACAG GTTCATCGCCTATCCAGCGGGAACCCACTGGTATCACTCTCATTACGGGACGCAGAGAACAGACGGTTTATACGGCGCGCTGATTGTACTAGAAAAGGAGCAAACGGCTAGCGAG GCCAAAGCTAACGCTTTTCCCGAAGAATTTATAATCGTTCTACATGATTGGATGCGAAACATTTCTCTGGATCTCAATCAACAAATATTGCAACAAATGCAAAG GTACTATCCGGGCACAAACAGTGTCGACTGTTTCTATCAGACACAGCAATCAGATGGCACTGAAATTGGAGTAACACCTTTTGTTTCAGGATTGATTAACGGCAAAG TAATGGCAGAAGCAGACCCGAATATCCAGCAAGAAGCTCCACAGCCAGAAAACAATGGAGCAGAGGTCAACCAAGGCCAGCGGCAAGACGCACGGCTGGCTCACCAAGAGCTACAACGCATTGTCAACAGAATGCAGAATTTGACGGTGGGTAACGATATCATACCACCTCAATTTTATGGGAAGGAAGATGAAATACCAACCAGATGGTTGCgtaaatttgatgcatatgtcGTCCTTAAGCAGTTTGACAATATTCAACGTCTGAATATTTTTAGTCTGCTTATGCCTGGTGAAGCAGAGAGATGGTACACGTCCTTGCCTGACGACCTGGCGAACAACTGGGAGAACATGCGTGCAGCTTTCATCGGACGATTCCAGAACAGAGCACCACAGTGGCGTATAGATCAAGAGCTAAGAACAATTAAGCAAATGGACAAAGAAACAATCGAAAAATATGCCTCACGTTTAAGGGATATGTGCTATCGTTATAACAGAAATGATAACGagctttttagtttatttttacagggGTTAATACCGTCTATACGTAGTACGGTAGTCAACAGAGATCCGGTCAATTTCCAGGAGGCCGTGGCTTTCGCCCGAACAGCAGAAGTGGTAGAACGGTTCGACGATGATGTCAAAGTACTGAAAACTGGTCGTACTTCCGACACGTCTACAGAGGTTTTACAACAAGCCTTCGACTCTTTGCTAAAACAGAACGAAGTTCTACATGAGAAGCTATCAGCAGCGGCGGTGACGCCCCTCCCTGTACCAGCAGCGCCTGTTCAAATACGACAAGAACCCTACGCAAACGCTGGACCACGGTCACGGGTAGGCCAGAGCTATAATTATTCTAACGTAAATAGGCCGCCAGTAGTAACTCCACGTTATGGCGGTCGACAAGTTAATACGGCTAAgcagattt GGCGCTTCTTCTACTATAAGGATACAGGAACTCCGAGAAAGCCAATTCTGAGGGAAGTCACTGAAAATCCATACATACCTTTAGAGAGATTCAATGTCGTGCCTGGACGATTCTACAGGTTTCGACTGATCAATGCTGGGATGATGTATTCTTTCCGTGTAGGAGTAGATAAACatgacatgcatgtattgtcagTCGATGGTAATGACGTCAAGCCGGTCATTGCTGAATCAATGATTATAAATTCCGGTGAAAGATTTGATTTTTACATTGAAACGACACAAGACGTTGGTAACTATTGGATCAGAGCAAATACTCTGGAAGTATCAAATATTAAAGGC CAAGTTTCCTATCCAGGCCATGTGGAAGCTATCTTGCACTACGATGGAGCAGCACAAACTGAACCAACAACCAAGCCTAAAACATGCATCCAAACAAATAGATGCAGTGTTCTTAATTGCCCTTACAG TAAATATCCAACATCTAGGTATACCGACTGTGTACCTCTGTCAAGCCTAACAGCACCAACTACCCAACCTGCTCCACCGCCTATGCCAGTTAATGACAGCAGTAATGCAGAACATTTTATCAATTTCCACTTTACCGGAAGAGATAGTCTAAGGCTTTCTTCAGTCAATGGAAGAAGTTTCATCccaccatcaacaccaccaATG ATTCTTCCTGATATGGAATATGAAGACTATATGGAGCTCTGTGATGAGGAGGAGTGTAAGGAGAAGCATTGTAGTTGTACTCACTTTCTTGAACTGACTCCAGGTGATACAGTACAAATTGTTCTACACAACAGGGTTCAATATCAAG GCGAAGGTATTCGTGGAACCGCCCATCCTGTCCATATCCATGGACATCATTTTTACGTCATGAAAATAGCCTTTGCTGTGTACGATACCAATGGAAGATATCTCGATGATAACCCAGATATTGATTGCGGAGAGGATCAAAGGTGTAATAATGCCAGATGGAGAGATCCCACCTGGGGAGGTGATGATATTCCAGGCTTGAATCTGGTCAACCCACCAATGAAAGACACCGTGATAGTCCCTGTTGGTGGATATGTAGTGGTGCGCTTTAAAGCTGACAATCCGG GTTGGTGGTTTGTTCATTGTCATATCGAAATTCACCAAGTGGAAGGGATGGCCATGATGTTGAAAGAAGGCGAGGACAGCCAGATGAGTAAACCACCGTCTTCATTCCAGAGCTGTGGACACTTTGACTGGTCCGAAGAAGAGTTTACAGAAATAATACAAAGACCAG TGGCTGGTCAGGGAAAGAACCAAGTTGACTGGGGTGTTTTAGTAATGGTGGTTACCTGCTTCtatatgtttcatttttga